The stretch of DNA CGGTTGGATCATTTCTATCAAGAAGTCTGTCAGAGCCCGAGCTTTGATAGCGGCCCGCGGTTGATACTCATGTCGTATTCCCCCAGCTCTATTGTCCATTTGACCATTCTTCCTGAGACTTCCGAATATGTCATTATTCTTCCGAGTGGAGAATTGGTGAGGACCACTATCGGATGAGACAAAAAGTATGGCCTCAATTTTCAGGCAGTCATTACCAGGGTTAGAGCTATTTTTTCCACTTCACTATACTTCAACTCTGCTCCTCGGAGGGCGTGACTAACATAATACACGGGCCTCTGATCTGTCCCTTCTTTCTTGATGAGAACAGAACTGACAGCATGTTCAGTGGCAGACAAATAAATCCACAGCTTTTCCCCCGACTCCGGCTTTACCAGAATAGGTAACTCGGATAAGTGTTTTTTCAAGTCTTGGAAAGCCTGTTCGCACCCTTCATTCCAACCAAACCTCTGGGCCTTTCTGAGGACTTGAAAAAAAGGATAGCTCCGGTGAGCAGATCGAGAGATGAATCGGGACAAAgcagcaatcctcccggttaaTTTCTGTACTTCCCGAGTATATTGAGGGGAGGGCATGTCAATCACAGCTTTTATCTTTTTCGGGTTGACTTCAATTCCTCTGTCTGTAACCATGAAACCCAGAAACTTTCCACTCTTGACCCCGAACACACATTTGGCCGGGTTGAGCTTAATCTCATACTTTCCCAACGTGGCAAAAGTCTCTGTCAAATCATCAATAAAACAAGACATTTCTCGAGTcttaatcaagatatcatccacatatacctCGATATTCCTGCCTATCTGCTTTTGGAAGACTTGACTCATTAGGCGTTGGTATGTGGCCCCGGCATTCTTTAATCCAAATGACATGACCACATAGCAAAATGTGCCCCCAGAAGTGATGAAGCTGGCCTTATCTTGATCTTCTCGGGCCATGGGGATTTGGTGATAACCCTGATATGCATCCATGAAACTTAGTAACTCAAATCCGGAAGTTGAATCCACCAACTGATCGATTCGAGGAAGTGGGTAACAATCCTTCGGGCAAGCTTTGTTCAGATCCCGGAAATCTacacacatcctccacttcCCTGTGGCTTTAGGAACAAGGACCACATTAGAGAGCCATGTGGGAAATTGGACTTCCCTGATATGGCCGGCTCCCAACATTTCCTTCACATGCTCTTCTATGATTTTGTCTTTTTCGGGCCCGAAGTGCCTTTTCTTCTGTTTTATAGGTCGGGATCCAGGGATGATGTTTAATTTGTGCTCGGCTACTTTGGGTGATATTCCCACAAGTTCCTGTTGGGACCATGCAAAAATAGAGATATTAGCTCTTAAACAGGCTAGGAGTTTTACCCGGGTGGAGTCTTCCAGGTCTCGGGCCACTCGAATAATTTTTCCTGGTTTTATTTCGACCACCTCTTGCTCGTCCTCTGCAACAAAATTTACTTCATTCCCTTCTACCTCCTTTGCTCCCTGAGCCACTTTCTTTCCCCTGTCCTCCCTTCTCGTCCTTTTCTGATCTACTCGGATTGTTTCACCATAGCATTTTCGGGAGGAGGGTTGGTCTCCCTTAACCTCTCCCACCTGCCCTCGTATCGGGAACTTGATCTTCTGGTGATAAGTGCAGGCTACAGCTCTAATCTCGTTCATAGCTGGCCTTCCAAGGATTACGTTATACGAAGATGGGGCATCTACTATGGTGAAAACTGTCATAACTGTCTTCCTCAAATCTCCACTTCCAAGTGTTAGGGGTAGAGTGATTTCCCCTTCAGGGTATACAGCATGATCGGCAAAGCCGAACAGAGCAGTCGCAACTACTTCCAGCGGATATTCATGTAAATCCATCTGGACCAGGACTTCCTTGAAAATAACATTAACAGAACTCCCATTATCCACAAAAACGCTCAACACGTCATAATTAGCGACCCGGGCCTGAATGACCAGAGCATCATTATGAGGTAGACTGACTCCTCTGAGGTCTTCCGGACCAAAACTAATAACCGGCTCACTTCGATCCCTCCCATCAACTTCTAAGCACACTCTTCTACCCCTTGCTTTCCTGGCTCGGTTGGAATCACCATCAGTAGATCCTCCCGAAATCATTTTGATCACTCCCCGGATAGGGGGAATGTCTTTTCGTTCCACTTGTTTGCTTTTTTCTTCCCGAGAATTCCCTTATGTTCTCCTGCTTCCACTTGGGATGTCAATCGATCTCCTAGGAACATTCGGTCCAGGTCGTCGCGATACCCAAGGCGGCGACCTGGGCTCCTCCCGAGTAGGGCGAGATTCCGGCTCAGTGTGCTTCTTAAATCCCTTCCTTAGGGATCGGCATTCATTCGTGTTGTGGGAGCACTCTTTATGTAGGGTGCAATATCCGACCTTCTCTGATCGGACCGGCCGGACTGTGAGATTAGGGAGTGGGGCCACATCCGAGCTGCATTCTTGAACCTCCATACCCCGGGCATTTCTCAGGGGAACATGAGAAAGATGCCCGGAACCATTCCTCTTGTTACTTCTTTCCTCAGGCCTGACAGCCCGGTCTCCCCTTGCTCTCTTCAATGCTTCTCTCTTCTGGTGATGGGCTTCTTCCATATTGATGTACTTTTCTGCCCGGGACAAAAGATCTTCGAAATCTCCGGGCAGTTTTTTGGTGAGGGAGCGGAAGAAATCCCCTTCTAGCAATCCTTGCGTGAAAGCAGTATTTTTCGTCTCGGGCGCGCAAGCAGGCACGTCTAAGGCTACTCGGTTGAATCTTTTGATATAAGCTCTTAGAGTTTCCTCCGGGCGCTGCTTTACCTCGAATAGGCTAAAGGCGGTTCTTTTATATTTCTTGTTACTGCTGAACTGATGTAAGAACACCTTCTGCAAATCTTCGAAAGAAAGAATACTCTGAGGAGCTAAACCCTCGAACCACCTTTGAGCCGAGTCAATCAGAGTGGTTAGAAACactttgcatttaattttgtccTCATAACAATGCAACATAGCCATGTTTTCGAAACGAGCGAGGTGCTCTTCGGGGTCAGAACTCCCATCGTAGTCCTTGATTTTTGCCGACTTGAAATGCCCGGGTAATGGTTCCCAAACAATGATGTCAGAAAATGGGCAACCTTTTGCAACTGGAGCGCTGCCTTTAGAACCAACATGCCCCTCTAACACTTTCACTTTTTTCCTCAATTCTTCCAATTCTTCCGCAACAGTGGGAGACTTAGAACCCGCACTTGATTCCCCCTCCTCTTCCCTTCTCTCTTCCCTTCGCGGATGTTCACGTTGTTGCTCGGGATGACTGGCATGGTGAGAAGTGGCCTTCTTTGCCGTGGCCATCTTAACAGCATCAGTTATAATCTTCTGTAACTCCTCGGGGGTTAAATGAATGGTAGGCTGAGGACCATTAGGGGGAGGACCACCAGCACCAGAGATACGAGTGTTGTTTTCTCCCTGAACTCGGGAAGTGTCTTGATTTGCTGTTCTTCTGgtaggagccatatcaacgtcttagAACTCAGAATTTctcacagacggcgccaatgatgtaaCCCAGGCGAAACGGACGAGTCGGGTTAGGAACTCTGCCGGGTAAACTATCAAGATATTGAAGGAAATATGAGTTAGACGCTGGACTTGGATTGTAACTTCTCGAGCTCCTTGAAGGATCTGTGAACAAGaaaataaccacgtgaatgggcgccggaggggagtccggcgtggccactccgatgcttaagtcagcagggtactcaagcaataaaaccaatgtagccaagtgatggctgtgaTGATTGGTGTGTAGTAAATGAGAGTATTAAATGTGAATTAATATCTGAAAGATagtaaatgcaagtaaagaacctgatatttatagtagaggatacAATGATGACCTTGTTTTTCGTGTGAgagcattaattataatagggtggctgattataccctattgttctgacatgtcaaatcgcacACTTGTCACATCCAGGCCACTTGATTTATTGGCCACTTGTAATAATGTCAAAGATAAATCGGCTATAAACACTGTTTATCGGCGACATTAAATACTTCACTCATATCGAAGTGGTCAGGGTGAGGTATTCCTCGGGATTCCTTATAAGAACATAAGTGTATAACTTCTCAGGGAGGTTATGTTTCGGGTGCTCTCGTGGCCTGGCCTCTGATTGACCGGCCCTTCCGTGGGTTCTTCCAGCCATCCTCTCGTTATCCTGGGTAACTTCATGACTCGGGTGCCAATCcatccaattaatttattggtaTGGTCAGAACCTTTATTCTCCTGACCCGGGCACTAACCATGGAtattatccatgacccgggaaGTCCCAGGGTTTATCTATGACCCGGGATATCTCGGGGCATCATCAGTTAGCATATTAGTGAACAAGCCATCGTGTATAACAGATAAGACTCTCGCATTTTATTTCGATACACTCAATGAGAATGAATTGAAATGCTCTTCTAATCTTCACCCAATATGGTATCAAAGCTAAACCTTTCGCACAAAGTTTCTCGGTCGACGTCGGCGCTACCATCGGCGCATTGATTTCTGATTACGCTGATTccctaattttttttacttcgGCAATTTCACGCTGAGTGATCTATGGCTCCTGGAAATCAGTCCGAGTCTTCACGCTCAATTGGTCAGTCCGCCATTGACGATCCCATGAGTCCATACTTCCTGCATCACTCAGATAATCCCGATCTCGTGCTGGTCTCACAATCACTCACGGGAGACAACTATTCATCCTGGAGCAGATCCATGAAAATAGCACTTTCCGTCAAGAACAAGTTCGGTTTTGTCGATGGAACGATTGTCAAACCATCGGAGGCAGATTCAAACCTCCTGAATTTTTGGACTCGAAACAATAACATTGTAATTTCTTGGATCCTGAATTCTGTTTCCAAAGAAATCTCTGCAAGCGTGCTTTTCTCTGAATCtgcagctaacatctgggctgATCTCCAAGAACGTTTTCAACAAAGCAACGGTCCCAGAATTTTTCAACTCAGGCGCGACTTGATCAATTTGCGTCAAGAACAACAATCTGCAAGTATCTAATTCACGAAGCTTAAAGCTCTTTGGGAAGAATTGAATAATTTCCGCCCAATGTGTAGCTGTGGTCGATGCATTTGTGAGGGAGTTAAGAAAATGGACGCACACTATCAGATGGACTACATTATGACATTTCTCATGGGCCTCAATGATTCTTTTGCTCAAATCCGAAGTCAAGTTTTGCTACTCGATCCACTTCTCCCTATCAATCGGGTTTTCTCGTTGGTGGTTCAAGAAGAACGTCAAAGAACCATTGGATCACAATTTCCTTCCCAACCCTCTCCAGGACACATGGCATTTGCACTAAAGAATGATCAGTCACAAAGGCAAGCTCATGTACGGGGGCCACCAAGATTTCACAGAGAAAGACCTTTCTGTACTAAGTGTAATGTCAATGGGCATACAGTGGACACTTGTTACAAAATACATGGGTATCCTCCAAGATTTAAGTCTAGAGGAAACCTCATTCCTCTACCAAATATGATCACTGCAAATCAAGTCTCTGGACCATGTGACTCCTCCGATGATACTAAGGACAATGATAGCTCATCTCAGAATCTCTTTAAAAGTTTCAACAACACTCAATTGAACCAGTTAAAGATGTTATTCGATCAACATCTCTCTTCGTTGGACAAGAACAGTGCTCATGCCAATGACTCTTGTCATGCTCATACTACAGGTATTTGTCTATCTACACATACTTCGAATGCATTGTCTTCTTCTTCGTATTGGATAGTTGACTCTGGAGCATCCAGACACTCCAGTGCACATCTGTTTACTTCACTCCAATCGGTTATTGGCTCCACAGTCACTCTGCCTAACCACACAATAATTGAAGTTAAGTTCAGTGGCAACATTACACTTGGTGATTCCTTAATTCTTGAGGATGTTATGTTTATACCGGACTTCAAATTCAACCTCTTATCTATCAGTTCTCTTCTAACTACCACCAAGTCCATGATCAGTTTTTATCATGATTCATTCATCATTCAGGAGGCAACGACTAGGAAGACGATTGGCAAGGGTAAGAAAATAGAAGGACTCTATGTACTGGATACAAGGTCAAGTCTTCAGCAAGCTACAATCAATCATATATCAGTGGAAACATGGCACAGCCGCCTCGGACATCCATCTGTTAGAGTCATGGATACCTTAAAGGATCGCTTACAGTACAGCACACACAGTCTTGATAAGAATAAACCTTGCCTTATTTGTCCGTTAGCTAAATAGAGAAGACTAGCGTTCATAGCTCACAATCACATGTCTGATTCGTCTTTCGATCTCGTGCATTGCGATGTATGGGGACCATACCATGTTTCAACACAAAATAATCAACGGTATTTCTTAACTTTGGTGGATGATTGTACCCGATTTACATGGGTTTTTCTACTACAACACAAATCCGATGCATATAAATTTGTGTCAAAATTTTTCATTATGGTTGAAACTCAGTTCCTTAAGAAGATCAAAGCCTTCCGCACTGATAATGCAAAAGAGCTTGCATTCACAGAATTATTCCTTGAAAAAGGCATTGTACATCAGTTCTCATGTGTGCAAACACCATAACAAAACTCGGTTGTAGAAAGGAAGCATCAGCATCTGCTTAATGTTGCTCGAGCCCTGTTCTTTCAATCCCATGTACCTGATAAACTCTGGGGAGAGTGTATATTGACAGCCACTTACCTGATCAATCGGATCCCTTCTCCCACAAGTCAAAGTAAGTCACCTTATGAACTTTTATACCAGCAATCTTTTGACTATTCGTCATTGCGTAATTTTGGTTGCCTCGCATTTGCTTCCAC from Primulina tabacum isolate GXHZ01 chromosome 3, ASM2559414v2, whole genome shotgun sequence encodes:
- the LOC142538526 gene encoding uncharacterized protein LOC142538526 — its product is MAPGNQSESSRSIGQSAIDDPMSPYFLHHSDNPDLVLVSQSLTGDNYSSWSRSMKIALSVKNKFGFVDGTIVKPSEADSNLLNFWTRNNNIVISWILNSVSKEISASVLFSESAANIWADLQERFQQSNGPRIFQLRRDLINLRQEQQSASI